In Drosophila subpulchrella strain 33 F10 #4 breed RU33 chromosome 3R, RU_Dsub_v1.1 Primary Assembly, whole genome shotgun sequence, the following are encoded in one genomic region:
- the LOC119548006 gene encoding histone H4: MTGRGKGGKGLGKGGAKRHRKVLRDNIQGITKPAIRRLARRGGVKRISGLIYEETRGVLKVFLENVIRDAVTYTEHAKRKTVTAMDVVYALKRQGRTLYGFGG; this comes from the exons ATGACTGGACGCGGAAAGGGAGGCAAAGGATTGGGAAAGGGTGGCGCCAAGCGTCATCGCAAGGTGCTCCGTGATAACATCCAGGGTATCACCAAGCCCGCTATTCGCCGTTTGGCCCGTCGCGGTGGTGTGAAGCGTATCTCTGGCCTGATTTACGAGGAAACTCGCGGTGTGCTCAAG GTCTTCCTTGAGAACGTGATCCGTGACGCCGTCACCTACACCGAGCACGCCAAGCGCAAAACCGTGACCGCCATGGACGTGGTCTATGCCCTCAAGCGCCAGGGACGCACCCTCTACGGTTTTGGCGGTTAA
- the LOC119555433 gene encoding phosphoinositide 3-kinase adapter protein 1 isoform X4, whose amino-acid sequence MLLKVENIEMETFCCDNCGNVNNASGASASGFLGSAGYNMDDILIITAKHSERAYLRATFLKNHFDKITKQRGRKPFNFLHIKIDDGPFSEEIAQKYQNTALQIVILCPALLALPHSFLMTQLSVIIRVEKVLAILLDVSEDKVKEMHKSALPSYYKWRRCVVRDNDQVQISNILGIATDILGRALCQRPPCHDNSGGGGSGGLSRSFSSCTEGFTVLPKKVKLGQNKVVALLAEPLEKNDTLKLLVEKSGELIELRNFKCRNPYTLQFNIPEACMEISTMIEIRIEKNNKSLGARPIKCESRLREMEQLLRIEDSPIEFMCHALGIGPVERDALDQHLLQCFQRNMPPNFHLLSGPSERQPHFFTRLESSPEEYPTLLHFAARWGLNRLCIQLMECPGGDTACGVRNCAGRTPAELAEQENHHKLAQNIVSFAEFHELTTMYHYFKGVTPPGESSPKPNANVVIEAHPGKGKPPKQLPAAEYMEMSSGSERENTPEVRPKTETLAISNLNYISVETEDENLQASVAEKKVESEKKLPEAGGQPGPEKTTNELRINEPPYYQSKEQNQPPKDMAKSLDEVDCAPLYQTDKFSQECSQLLENQPGNDYVLQPSNVPVVQDDGNYLFQPSNRPVEEPLRLSRETSARSQKQQQQPGYGTLKRSASDASAASHTRSNADDELAEIMHDFKNNVLSIRDVEQLVERWKHRNDVQQSFREKQEQIDQLRREYERIQEQVKTHLKRETPFERIKKFFSRSKTPGGNDSLLDETKSSIATSCSFKSSGGVSSGVGAGRPISSLSLQSVSSSSSSSGRLSTGSNCSGASLGDSGTHSDHEDRRFPHCRMMDNYMVPPPPRPVFTPSSTPGDERHQIVFPSPMSSCQRLNTPTSPTGSEHYQMFPSNIPVYGGSQPLAQSQSNNYLNTIVEAKEQAENQHYQNHNGVTLQPIKLNERSNIIYGKLTKSSSASGCSSFKPKQIPVPCPQVGSIEVQAEVYQNVGDIAPESDSKAEEQAPNYMNC is encoded by the exons ACAACTGCGGCAACGTGAACAACGCAAGTGGAGCGAGTGCATCCGGATTCCTGGGTTCCGCCGGCTACAACATGGACGACATCCTGATCATCACCGCCAAGCACAGCGAGCGGGCCTATTTGAGGGCCACTTTCCTGAAGAACCACTTCGACAAGATCACCAAACAGCGCGGACGGAAACCATTCAA TTTTCTGCACATCAAAATTGACGATGGTCCCTTCAGCGAGGAGATTGCCCAGAAGTACCAGAACACAGCGCTGCAGATAGTGATCCTGTGTCCCGCCTTGTTGGCCCTTCCCCACAGCTTCCTGATGACCCAGCTGTCGGTGATCATTCGGGTGGAGAAGGTCCTGGCCATTCTGCTGGACGTGAGCGAGGACAAGGTGAAGGAGATGCACAAGTCGGCGCTGCCCAGCTACTACAAGTGGCGGCGATGTGTGGTCAGGGACAATGACCAGGTGCAGATCAGCAATATCCTGGGCATAGCCACCGATATCCTGGGTCGAGCTCTGTGCCAGCGACCCCCATGCCATGATAACTCTGGAGGAGGTGGAAGTGGTGGCCTATCCCGCAGCTTTTCCAGCTGCACCGAGGGATTCACTGTGCTGCCCAAGAAGGTGAAACTGGGTCAGAATAAAGTGGTGGCCCTGTTGGCCGAACCGCTGGAGAAGAATGACACGCTGAAGCTGCTGGTGGAGAAATCCGGTGAGCTGATTGAGCTGCGCAACTTCAAGTGCCGCAATCCCTACACCCTGCAGTTCAACATCCCAGAGGCCTGCATGGAGATCTCCACCATGATCGAGATCCGGATCGAGAAGAACAACAAGAGTCTGGGTGCCAGGCCCATCAAGTGCGAGAGTCGTCTGCGGGAAATGGAGCAGCTGCTGCGGATCGAGGACTCGCCGATAGAGTTTATGTGCCATGCCTTGGGTATTGGACCCGTGGAGCGGGATGCCCTTGATCAGCACTTGCTCCAGTGCTTCCAGCGGAATATGCCGCCCAATTTCCATCTGCTCAGTGGTCCCAGTGAGCGGCAGCCGCACTTCTTCACCCGCCTGGAGTCCAGTCCCGAGGAGTATCCCACCCTGCTGCACTTCGCCGCCAGGTGGGGCCTCAATCGCCTCTGCATCCAGCTAATGGAGTGCCCAGGTGGCGACACCGCCTGCGGCGTGAGGAACTGCGCCGGACGCACTCCGGCCGAGTTGGCCGAACAGGAGAATCACCACAAGCTGGCCCAGAACATAGTCAGCTTCGCGGAGTTCCATGAACTGACCACCATGTACCACTACTTCAAGGGAGTGACCCCACCTGGCGAGAGCAGTCCCAAACCCAATGCCAATGTGGTGATCGAAGCTCATCCCGGCAAGGGAAAGCCACCCAAGCAATTGCCAGCGGCGGAGTACATGGAGATGTCCAGCGGATCGGAGCGGGAGAATACACCCGAAGTGAGGCCCAAAACGGAGACCCTGGCCATCTCGAATCTCAACTACATCAGTGTGGAGACGGAGGATGAGAACCTGCAGGCCTCCGTGGCCGAAAAGAAGGTGGAGTCCGAGAAGAAACTACCAGAAGCTGGTGGCCAACCGGGTCCGGAGAAGACCACCAATGAGCTGAGGATCAATGAGCCACCCTACTACCAGTCCAAGGAGCAGAACCAGCCACCAAAGGATATGGCCAAATCTCTGGATGAAGTGGACTGTGCACCTCTCTACCAGACCGACAAGTTCAGCCAGGAGTGCTCACAGCTGCTGGAGAACCAGCCGGGCAACGATTACGTGCTGCAGCCCTCCAATGTGCCGGTGGTCCAGGATGATGGCAACTACCTGTTCCAGCCCTCCAATCGACCCGTGGAGGAGCCCCTCCGGCTGAGTCGGGAAACGAGCGCCAGAAgccagaagcagcagcagcagcctgGCTATGGAACCCTCAAGCGCAGTGCCAGCGATGCCTCTGCCGCCAGTCACACGCGTTCCAATGCGGACGATGAGCTGGCCGAGATTATGCATGATTTCAAGAACAATGTGCTCTCAATTCGGGATGTGGAGCAGCTGGTGGAGCGTTGGAAGCACCGCAACGATGTACAGCAGAGCTTCCGGGAGAAGCAGGAGCAGATTGACCAGCTGCGCCGGGAGTACGAGCGCATCCAGGAGCAGGTGAAGACGCATCTGAAACGGGAGACGCCCTTCGAGCGAATCAAGAAGTTCTTCTCGCGATCCAAGACGCCGGGTGGAAATGATAGCCTGCTGGATGAGACCAAATCCTCGATTGCCACCAGCTGTAGCTTCAAGTCCAGTGGCGGAGTCAGCTCCGGCGTGGGAGCAGGACGTCCCATCAGCTCGCTGAGCCTGCAGAGCGTGTCCAGCTCGAGTTCCTCCTCCGGGAGACTGAGCACAGGCAGCAATTGCAGTGGGGCCTCGCTGGGAGACTCGGGCACCCACTCGGATCACGAGGATCGTCGCTTTCCCCACTGCCGGATGATGGACAACTACATGGTGCCACCTCCTCCGCGGCCCGTCTTCACGCCCAGCTCCACGCCCGGCGATGAGCGTCACCAGATCGTCTTTCCCTCGCCCATGTCCAGTTGCCAGCGCCTGAACACACCCACCAGTCCCACGGGATCCGAGCACTACCAGATGTTCCCCTCGAACATACCCGTGTACGGCGGCAGCCAACCGCTGGCCCAGTCCCAGAGCAACAACTATCTGAACACCATCGTGGAGGCCAAGGAGCAGGCGGAGAATCAGCACTATCAGAACCACAACGGAGTCACCCTGCAGCCCATCAAGCTGAACGAGCGCTCCAACATCATCTACGGCAAGCTGACCAAGAGCAGCTCCGCCAGCGGATGCAGCTCCTTCAAGCCCAAGCAGATCCCAGTCCCCTGTCCCCAGGTGGGCAGCATCGAGGTCCAGGCCGAGGTCTACCAGAATGTGGGTGACATTGCCCCGGAAAGTGACTCCAAGGCAGAGGAGCAGGCGCCCAACTACATGAACTGCTAG
- the LOC119547993 gene encoding serine-aspartate repeat-containing protein F: protein MSNLLSMDKSNGNGVYAVRPNSSNGQMDNDNGLIGAGAPASTSTTTATAGTGASTAMMATTNNISIMNGAAAAAAASASGLPTSASSEDLSQSLSEYTDADESISAPTEFLAEFLSAVMLKDYKKALKYCKLILQYEPNNATAKEFYPLILEKLRAVTTSSDSDENYNKSSSPDLALDLHASDVEADVDGDEAGEADEDADADADGDGSESSNNCSEEEEEEDNGWGDDEIDNVDVMDGEEEEEESSSSGDDFELPIDDAGQDPVALAVHTHHHSHTHSHSHNDSGSSRNSSSGGGGRSDNTTHSYSSLLLEEEDDIVPVSLNFGLKDNPSADLDVSNGNKVPSASCSDSESPTEPLTQRLAAILRSKCGVSGGGGSDETY, encoded by the exons ATGTCAAAC CTTCTCTCCATGGACAAGTCGAATGGCAATGGGGTCTATGCGGTCAGGCCAAACAGCAGCAATGGCCAAATGGACAACGATAATGGCCTAATCGGAGCAGGTGCACCGGCCAGCACTTCAACCACGACAGCCACAGCTGGAACAGGTGCATCTACGGCCATGATGGCCACGACAAACAACATAAGCATAATGAACGGAGCTGCAGCCGCAGCCGCAGCTTCCGCTTCCGGTCTGCCCACTTCCGCCTCCAGCGAGGACCTCAGCCAGAGCCTATCCGAGTACACGGATGCCGACGAGAGCATATCCGCGCCCACTGAGTTTCTAGCCGAG TTCCTGTCTGCCGTGATGCTGAAGGACTACAAAAAGGCATTGAAATATTGCAAATTGA TTTTGCAATACGAGCCCAACAATGCCACGGCCAAAGAGTTCTATCCGCTCATCCTGGAAAAGTTGAGGGCAG TGACCACATCCAGCGACAGCGATGAGAACTACAATAAATCTTCATCACCCGACCTGGCTCTGGATCTGCATGCCTCCGATGTGGAGGCGGATGTTGACGGGGACGAGGCAGGAGAGGCAGACGAGGATGcggatgcagatgcagatggtGATGGCAGCGAGAGCAGCAACAACTGctccgaggaggaggaggaggaggataaTGGATGGGGTGACGATGAGATTGACAACGTGGATGTGATGGAtggcgaggaggaggaggaggagagcAGCAGCAGTGGCGATGACTTCGAGCTGCCCATCGACGATGCAGGACAGGATCCGGTTGCTTTGGCCGTGCACACCCACCATCACTCTCatacccattcccattcccacaATGATTCGGGATCCTCCAGGAATTCCTCGAGCGGCGGTGGCGGGCGCAGCGACAACACCACACATTCCTACTCCAGCCTGCtgctggaggaggaggacgacaTCGTGCCCGTCAGTCTCAACTTTGGCCTGAAGGATAATCCATCAGCTGACCTGGACGTGAGCAATG GCAACAAAGTACCCTCCGCCTCCTGCAGCGATTCCGAATCCCCAACAGAACCGCTCACCCAGCGCTTGGCGGCCATCCTTCGCTCCAAATGCGGCGTATCCGGTGGCGGTGGGTCAGATGAGACCTACTaa
- the LOC119547983 gene encoding activin receptor type-2B — MSKYDLLYLTAQLLLGCCLMGINGSILPTEIECEHFDEKMCNTTQPCETRIERCKLEADKFPSCYVLWSVSETTGVLRIKMKGCFTDMHECNQTECVTSAEPRQGNINFCCCKGSRCNSNQMYIRSTTEATTQVPKEKTQDGSNLIYIYIGTSVFSVLMVIVGMGLLLYRRRKQAHFNEIPTHEAEITNSSPLLSNRPIQLLEQKASGRFGDVWQAKLHGQDVAVKIFRMQEKESWTTEHDIYKLPRMRHPNILEFLGVEKHMDKPEYWLISTYQHNGSLCDYLKSHTITWPELCRIAESMANGLAHLHEEIPGSKTDGLKPSIAHRDFKSKNVLLKSDLTACIADFGLAMIFQPGKSCGDTHGQVGTRRYMAPEVLEGAINFNRDAFLRIDVYACGLVLWEMVSRCDFAGPVGEFQLPFEAELGQRPTLDEVQESVVMKKLRPRLLSSWRAHPGLNVFCDTMEECWDHDAEARLSSSCVMERFAQLNKYPSAQMLIKNHTNIDDAKESTNCL; from the exons ATGTCCAAATACGATCTGCTTTATCTAACGGCGCAGCTATTGCTGG GCTGCTGCCTGATGGGTATCAACGGTTCGATCCTGCCAACTGAAATAGAATGTGAGCACTTTGACGAGAAGATGTGCAACACAACCCAGCCATGTGAAACACGGATCGAGAGATGCAAGTTGGAGGCGGATAAGTTTCCCAGCTGCTATGTCCTCTGGTCGGTCAGCGAGACAACGG GCGTCCTGCGAATCAAGATGAAGGGCTGCTTCACGGACATGCACGAATGCAATCAGACGGAGTGCGTGACCAGCGCCGAGCCACGGCAGGGAAACATCAACTTCTGCTGCTGCAAGGGATCGCGCTGCAACTCCAACCAGATGTATATTAGAAGCACCACGGAGGCAACCACACAAG TGCCCAAGGAGAAGACGCAGGACGGCAGCAATTTGATATATATCTACATCGGCACCTCCGTCTTCAGCGTGCTCATGGTCATAGTTGGCATGGGCCTGCTTCTCTACCGACGCCGCAAGCAGGCGCATTTCAACGAAATACCCACG CACGAGGCTGAGATCACCAATTCGTCGCCGTTGCTGAGCAACCGTCCCATACAACTGCTGGAGCAGAAGGCCAGTGGCAGATTCGGTGATGTGTGGCAGGCCAAGCTGCACGGCCAGGATGTGGCCGTTAAGATCTTCCGCATGCAGGAGAAGGAGTCGTGGACCACGGAGCACGATATCTACAAGTTGCCCCGCATGCGACACCCCAACATCCTAGAGTTTCTGGGCGTGGAGAAGCACATGGACAAGCCGGAATACTGGCTGATATCCACTTACCAGCACAACGGATCGCTGTGCGACTACCTCAAGTCACACACTATCACATGGCCAGAGCTGTGTCGCATTGCCGAGTCCATGGCCAATGGATTGGCCCATCTGCACGAGGAGATCCCTGGCTCGAAAACGGATGGGCTTAAGCCCTCGATAGCTCACCGAGATTTCAAGTCAAAGAATGTGCTGCTCAAGAGCGATTTGACGGCCTGTATAGCTGACTTTGGCCTGGCCATGATCTTCCAGCCGGGCAAGTCCTGTGGCGACACACACGGCCAAGTGGGCACCCGTCGTTATATGGCCCCTGAAGTGCTTGAGGGAGCGATTAACTTCAACAGAGACGCCTTCTTGCGCATAGACGTGTACGCCTGCGGCCTGGTCCTCTGGGAGATGGTGTCACGGTGTGACTTTGCCGGCCCCGTCGGCGAGTTCCAGCTGCCGTTTGAGGCGGAACTGGGCCAGAGGCCCACGCTAGATGAAGTTCAGGAGAGTGTGGTAATGAAGAAGCTACGCCCTCGCTTGCTGAGCTCCTGGCGCGCACATCCC GGTCTAAATGTGTTTTGCGACACCATGGAGGAGTGCTGGGATCACGACGCCGAGGCCCGTCTCAGCTCGTCGTGCGTGATGGAACGCTTTGCGCAGCTCAACAAGTATCCCTCGGCTcagatgctgatcaagaaccACACCAACATTGACGACGCCAAGGAGTCGACGAACTGCTTATAG
- the LOC119555433 gene encoding phosphoinositide 3-kinase adapter protein 1 isoform X3: MPTKGSCRLFSCVSGQQRPSREEDYVDMEMNNCGNVNNASGASASGFLGSAGYNMDDILIITAKHSERAYLRATFLKNHFDKITKQRGRKPFNFLHIKIDDGPFSEEIAQKYQNTALQIVILCPALLALPHSFLMTQLSVIIRVEKVLAILLDVSEDKVKEMHKSALPSYYKWRRCVVRDNDQVQISNILGIATDILGRALCQRPPCHDNSGGGGSGGLSRSFSSCTEGFTVLPKKVKLGQNKVVALLAEPLEKNDTLKLLVEKSGELIELRNFKCRNPYTLQFNIPEACMEISTMIEIRIEKNNKSLGARPIKCESRLREMEQLLRIEDSPIEFMCHALGIGPVERDALDQHLLQCFQRNMPPNFHLLSGPSERQPHFFTRLESSPEEYPTLLHFAARWGLNRLCIQLMECPGGDTACGVRNCAGRTPAELAEQENHHKLAQNIVSFAEFHELTTMYHYFKGVTPPGESSPKPNANVVIEAHPGKGKPPKQLPAAEYMEMSSGSERENTPEVRPKTETLAISNLNYISVETEDENLQASVAEKKVESEKKLPEAGGQPGPEKTTNELRINEPPYYQSKEQNQPPKDMAKSLDEVDCAPLYQTDKFSQECSQLLENQPGNDYVLQPSNVPVVQDDGNYLFQPSNRPVEEPLRLSRETSARSQKQQQQPGYGTLKRSASDASAASHTRSNADDELAEIMHDFKNNVLSIRDVEQLVERWKHRNDVQQSFREKQEQIDQLRREYERIQEQVKTHLKRETPFERIKKFFSRSKTPGGNDSLLDETKSSIATSCSFKSSGGVSSGVGAGRPISSLSLQSVSSSSSSSGRLSTGSNCSGASLGDSGTHSDHEDRRFPHCRMMDNYMVPPPPRPVFTPSSTPGDERHQIVFPSPMSSCQRLNTPTSPTGSEHYQMFPSNIPVYGGSQPLAQSQSNNYLNTIVEAKEQAENQHYQNHNGVTLQPIKLNERSNIIYGKLTKSSSASGCSSFKPKQIPVPCPQVGSIEVQAEVYQNVGDIAPESDSKAEEQAPNYMNC; the protein is encoded by the exons ACAACTGCGGCAACGTGAACAACGCAAGTGGAGCGAGTGCATCCGGATTCCTGGGTTCCGCCGGCTACAACATGGACGACATCCTGATCATCACCGCCAAGCACAGCGAGCGGGCCTATTTGAGGGCCACTTTCCTGAAGAACCACTTCGACAAGATCACCAAACAGCGCGGACGGAAACCATTCAA TTTTCTGCACATCAAAATTGACGATGGTCCCTTCAGCGAGGAGATTGCCCAGAAGTACCAGAACACAGCGCTGCAGATAGTGATCCTGTGTCCCGCCTTGTTGGCCCTTCCCCACAGCTTCCTGATGACCCAGCTGTCGGTGATCATTCGGGTGGAGAAGGTCCTGGCCATTCTGCTGGACGTGAGCGAGGACAAGGTGAAGGAGATGCACAAGTCGGCGCTGCCCAGCTACTACAAGTGGCGGCGATGTGTGGTCAGGGACAATGACCAGGTGCAGATCAGCAATATCCTGGGCATAGCCACCGATATCCTGGGTCGAGCTCTGTGCCAGCGACCCCCATGCCATGATAACTCTGGAGGAGGTGGAAGTGGTGGCCTATCCCGCAGCTTTTCCAGCTGCACCGAGGGATTCACTGTGCTGCCCAAGAAGGTGAAACTGGGTCAGAATAAAGTGGTGGCCCTGTTGGCCGAACCGCTGGAGAAGAATGACACGCTGAAGCTGCTGGTGGAGAAATCCGGTGAGCTGATTGAGCTGCGCAACTTCAAGTGCCGCAATCCCTACACCCTGCAGTTCAACATCCCAGAGGCCTGCATGGAGATCTCCACCATGATCGAGATCCGGATCGAGAAGAACAACAAGAGTCTGGGTGCCAGGCCCATCAAGTGCGAGAGTCGTCTGCGGGAAATGGAGCAGCTGCTGCGGATCGAGGACTCGCCGATAGAGTTTATGTGCCATGCCTTGGGTATTGGACCCGTGGAGCGGGATGCCCTTGATCAGCACTTGCTCCAGTGCTTCCAGCGGAATATGCCGCCCAATTTCCATCTGCTCAGTGGTCCCAGTGAGCGGCAGCCGCACTTCTTCACCCGCCTGGAGTCCAGTCCCGAGGAGTATCCCACCCTGCTGCACTTCGCCGCCAGGTGGGGCCTCAATCGCCTCTGCATCCAGCTAATGGAGTGCCCAGGTGGCGACACCGCCTGCGGCGTGAGGAACTGCGCCGGACGCACTCCGGCCGAGTTGGCCGAACAGGAGAATCACCACAAGCTGGCCCAGAACATAGTCAGCTTCGCGGAGTTCCATGAACTGACCACCATGTACCACTACTTCAAGGGAGTGACCCCACCTGGCGAGAGCAGTCCCAAACCCAATGCCAATGTGGTGATCGAAGCTCATCCCGGCAAGGGAAAGCCACCCAAGCAATTGCCAGCGGCGGAGTACATGGAGATGTCCAGCGGATCGGAGCGGGAGAATACACCCGAAGTGAGGCCCAAAACGGAGACCCTGGCCATCTCGAATCTCAACTACATCAGTGTGGAGACGGAGGATGAGAACCTGCAGGCCTCCGTGGCCGAAAAGAAGGTGGAGTCCGAGAAGAAACTACCAGAAGCTGGTGGCCAACCGGGTCCGGAGAAGACCACCAATGAGCTGAGGATCAATGAGCCACCCTACTACCAGTCCAAGGAGCAGAACCAGCCACCAAAGGATATGGCCAAATCTCTGGATGAAGTGGACTGTGCACCTCTCTACCAGACCGACAAGTTCAGCCAGGAGTGCTCACAGCTGCTGGAGAACCAGCCGGGCAACGATTACGTGCTGCAGCCCTCCAATGTGCCGGTGGTCCAGGATGATGGCAACTACCTGTTCCAGCCCTCCAATCGACCCGTGGAGGAGCCCCTCCGGCTGAGTCGGGAAACGAGCGCCAGAAgccagaagcagcagcagcagcctgGCTATGGAACCCTCAAGCGCAGTGCCAGCGATGCCTCTGCCGCCAGTCACACGCGTTCCAATGCGGACGATGAGCTGGCCGAGATTATGCATGATTTCAAGAACAATGTGCTCTCAATTCGGGATGTGGAGCAGCTGGTGGAGCGTTGGAAGCACCGCAACGATGTACAGCAGAGCTTCCGGGAGAAGCAGGAGCAGATTGACCAGCTGCGCCGGGAGTACGAGCGCATCCAGGAGCAGGTGAAGACGCATCTGAAACGGGAGACGCCCTTCGAGCGAATCAAGAAGTTCTTCTCGCGATCCAAGACGCCGGGTGGAAATGATAGCCTGCTGGATGAGACCAAATCCTCGATTGCCACCAGCTGTAGCTTCAAGTCCAGTGGCGGAGTCAGCTCCGGCGTGGGAGCAGGACGTCCCATCAGCTCGCTGAGCCTGCAGAGCGTGTCCAGCTCGAGTTCCTCCTCCGGGAGACTGAGCACAGGCAGCAATTGCAGTGGGGCCTCGCTGGGAGACTCGGGCACCCACTCGGATCACGAGGATCGTCGCTTTCCCCACTGCCGGATGATGGACAACTACATGGTGCCACCTCCTCCGCGGCCCGTCTTCACGCCCAGCTCCACGCCCGGCGATGAGCGTCACCAGATCGTCTTTCCCTCGCCCATGTCCAGTTGCCAGCGCCTGAACACACCCACCAGTCCCACGGGATCCGAGCACTACCAGATGTTCCCCTCGAACATACCCGTGTACGGCGGCAGCCAACCGCTGGCCCAGTCCCAGAGCAACAACTATCTGAACACCATCGTGGAGGCCAAGGAGCAGGCGGAGAATCAGCACTATCAGAACCACAACGGAGTCACCCTGCAGCCCATCAAGCTGAACGAGCGCTCCAACATCATCTACGGCAAGCTGACCAAGAGCAGCTCCGCCAGCGGATGCAGCTCCTTCAAGCCCAAGCAGATCCCAGTCCCCTGTCCCCAGGTGGGCAGCATCGAGGTCCAGGCCGAGGTCTACCAGAATGTGGGTGACATTGCCCCGGAAAGTGACTCCAAGGCAGAGGAGCAGGCGCCCAACTACATGAACTGCTAG